From the genome of Raphanus sativus cultivar WK10039 unplaced genomic scaffold, ASM80110v3 Scaffold0063, whole genome shotgun sequence:
cctctctctctctctcttgaatcAACGTTGCAGAAGGGATCAAATTCGTTGTTGCGAGAAGGCAGGAGGAGGAGGTCAGTAGTTCTATGGAttcaattaatttatttgtgatttttttccGTCCCTAGATTAGATTTTAAATGTTTGGTTAGGTGATGTGTCAAAAAAAACGGGAGTGTGGTGGGACTTGAACACGTGTCCTCTTCCGGCTGGTTTTGACCCTCGTTGGGTCCTTCCGTGTATAGAATCTGCCGTGGAGGAGGAGATTGGTTTTCATACTGAAGTCACCATCTATGCCATGGGCAACCTAGAATACATCTCTATTGACCTCTTGGAAAAGATCTCTTCCTCTGGGATCATTCTTACTCACTCCCCCTGCGGTTAGTAAAATCGAAATCAAATCAATCCTGTTTAgtctaattaaattaattagagAGTCTCTTATCTGATCTGAGCCTTCCTCTCTTTGTTTTTCCATCTGGATGAGCCATTTGGATGAAAatgagagttttgtttgtttagacaCTAAAAGGCTTAATGTTATTTATGGACCATACTAATGAATCATTTGAATGGAGATAAACAGATTGTATAGCAAAAAACCCCAAAGGCTTAATGTTATTTATGGACGACTGGTTTGGTGATGACTTTAGCAACCCACATCCTCCGGGTTACGTAATGATCATCTCGGGTGATCAGAAAATGCTTGATCCTTGGCGTTTTCGGAGTTTTGGGCACACTACTTTTGTTGCATTTCCAAAAGGTGTTCGCCTACTTGCACCTCATGCCGAACTACAATTTATTGGCGAACTGTTTGAGTACGTGTTTGCCAAACAGTTTGTCTGGGAAACTTTATTGACTGATAATTTGGCTCAAGAAACTTTATTATACACATGTGATTACGAACCTCGCTGCATTTGCTACATATGCGATGATGTATACGAAGTATGTGACGAATTCATCACTCATCTCAAGAGTGAAGAGCACAGAAAAGAGGTAGCTAATTAAGCAAGCAAGCAGCATCctcaggttttttttttatctttttttttttcatgtatctgtgtgtttgtgtgtgtgtgcagtTGTTTCTACTTCAAGAAGAGGCAAGACGCCATCTTTTGGACCttttggaagaagaagaaatctctTTGATCGAGGCGGAAAAGAAGAGGCAAGAAGCTGCATCCCCATGGGGTCTTTGTGTTAAAGAGTTTACTGAATGGAAATAAATGGGAACCCTTGTCTTTTTTCTCCTATTTCATGTAGCATATCAATATGTTTCCATGTATGATTGCTTTATGAGCctaataatatttcttaaaactTGAGTTTGAGTAATAAGTTACAAGTGATTTACAACTATAAGTTATCTTCCTTTTTTTACTGTAAAACTTGACCTCTCCCATACACAtagtttctctctttctttcaagGGTAGCCAAAAACCACAGCGGAGGGAGGATGAAAATTTACCTGCACGTTTCTCGTCTACGATTTTCTGTAAGAACGCATCAAACCGATTCCTCCAAGTGTATTACTACCAACTTCAGAACAATTTTATTACTACCACATATTGGATTCAGACTGTGTATATTATAGCATGGATAAACGACtgcagattttaaattttaaacataaaatatgatataagatttttgagaaaatattgTTTAGATTGTTTGTCAGGTGTATCACTTATCATTAGATCGAAGTTTGGCTTGTTGTACAATGTTATAGACCAGCTCTCTCCAAACTTATAATTGTTGAATGATATATTTGAACAAACAAACCATTATGCATCTCAGCACCGTTTATGGAGGAATATAGCCATGTGGTCATGGGATATTATATTGTTTACACAATAGCTACTTGTGTCTATATTTGccattatttcttttaaataataagaTTCTTTGtaaattgttaaatatttttgttttctaagaaaaaaaacaaatattttctgtTT
Proteins encoded in this window:
- the LOC108821949 gene encoding uncharacterized protein LOC108821949; translation: MSLKLNTRILAAPSLFPNSNPRGPSEIRFSNRWGKANADLLSLSLLNQRCRRDQIRCCEKAGGGGDVSKKTGVWWDLNTCPLPAGFDPRWVLPCIESAVEEEIGFHTEVTIYAMGNLEYISIDLLEKISSSGIILTHSPCDCIAKNPKGLMLFMDDWFGDDFSNPHPPGYVMIISGDQKMLDPWRFRSFGHTTFVAFPKGVRLLAPHAELQFIGELFEYVFAKQFVWETLLTDNLAQETLLYTCDYEPRCICYICDDVYEVCDEFITHLKSEEHRKELFLLQEEARRHLLDLLEEEEISLIEAEKKRQEAASPWGLCVKEFTEWK